The following are encoded in a window of Ruminiclostridium herbifermentans genomic DNA:
- a CDS encoding LAGLIDADG family homing endonuclease, translating into MWTVVYMAQSKEVANQLQNLLSNEGILVKLRPISKNHENNDNYFEVLVPEAEVEEAHSVIIETGY; encoded by the coding sequence ATGTGGACAGTGGTATATATGGCCCAGAGCAAAGAAGTGGCAAATCAGCTGCAGAATCTTTTGTCCAATGAAGGTATTCTTGTAAAATTAAGGCCAATTAGTAAAAATCATGAGAACAATGATAATTACTTTGAAGTTCTTGTTCCTGAGGCAGAGGTTGAGGAAGCACATAGCGTTATTATAGAAACGGGTTATTAA
- the pgsA gene encoding CDP-diacylglycerol--glycerol-3-phosphate 3-phosphatidyltransferase: MNIPNILTTLRLIIVPFLGYSMHKERYILAIVLFAFGGITDVVDGYIARKFNMITKWGKFFDPLADKLMQITALTFLVIKDFIPVVVLIIVVLKELLMLIGGILLYTKGKTVIGANWYGKLATVIFYFAIIATIVLRIECLSNSYTTIAINIALSLAVVCTLFALVRYIIIYFKFSKNYEKDVKNN, translated from the coding sequence ATTAACATTCCAAATATATTAACAACGTTAAGACTAATAATTGTGCCATTTTTAGGTTATTCTATGCACAAAGAAAGATATATACTTGCTATAGTTCTTTTTGCTTTTGGGGGGATTACTGACGTTGTAGATGGCTATATTGCAAGAAAATTCAATATGATAACAAAGTGGGGCAAGTTTTTTGACCCATTAGCAGATAAGCTTATGCAAATAACTGCATTGACTTTCTTAGTAATAAAGGATTTTATTCCTGTTGTAGTACTAATTATAGTAGTTTTAAAAGAACTATTAATGTTAATTGGGGGCATACTGCTATATACTAAAGGGAAAACTGTTATTGGTGCAAATTGGTATGGTAAACTAGCTACTGTAATATTCTATTTTGCAATAATTGCAACAATAGTGCTTAGAATTGAGTGTTTAAGCAATAGCTATACAACAATAGCTATTAATATTGCACTTAGTTTGGCAGTTGTATGTACGCTTTTTGCATTGGTAAGATATATAATTATTTATTTCAAGTTTTCAAAAAATTACGAAAAGGATGTTAAAAATAACTAA
- a CDS encoding DNA polymerase III subunit alpha: MGEFVHLHVHTQYSLLDGANRITDLIKRVKELGMDSCAITDHGVMYGVVDFYKEAKKNGIKPILGCEVYTAKRSMYDKQAGIDSDYGHLVLLAQNNIGYKNLMKIVTLGCTEGYYYKPRVDYETLEKYSEGIIALSACLSGDVPAALLNNDYDRAVKLANKLNSIFGQDNFYLELQHNGLADQNMVNQQLIKLSNELGIPLVATNDAHYLLKESAAAHEILLCVQTGKTINDESRMRFNTDELYIKSPEEMYTHFKNVKSALENTVKIADRCNVELEFGKLHLPSFDVEEGYTPYEYLKEKCYQGLAERYGENCDESIRQRLEYELSVISQMGYVDYFLIVWDFIKYARDNGIMVGPGRGSAAGSIVSYCLKITSIDPLKYNLLFERFLNPERISMPDIDIDFCYERRQEVIDYVVKKYGKDNVAQIITFGTMAAKNAIRDVGRALDISYGNVDVVAKMIPFQIGITIDKALEINPELKQKYNEDEETRLLLDSARSLEGLQRHASTHAAGVVISKKPIVEYVPLQMNENNVTTQFTMGLLEELGLLKMDFLGLRTLTVIRDALELVEQGHNKKIDISEIDYDDKAVYKMIGEGKTVGIFQLESAGMTQFMKELQPNSLEDIIAGISLYRPGPMDQIPRYIKNKNNPKDVQYAHPLLENILNVTYGCMVYQEQVMQIVRELAGYSMGRSDLVRRAMSKKKVSVMEEERKNFIYGIIDEDGNEIVKGAIRNGVDEATANKIFDEMMDFASYAFNKSHAAAYAVVAYQTAWLKHYYPTEFLAASLNSFLGSSDKVSQYVNECKLLNIQVLPPDVNESSVKFTVVNGKIRFGLAAIKNVGENAILSMIRERAQNGVFTSFLDFCQRIDSHEINKRCIESLIKSGAFDSLNIYRSKHMAVYERFLDGIAQAKKKNMDGQLSIFDLMQEPQEALQEEYPDIKEYPTNVLLGMEKEMLGLYVSGHPLSEYQSILDKNVNLYSKDLFINVNDEDSNEMQLEMKKLEDSMRVTVGGIVNSRKTKTTKNNNLMAFIGLEDLFGTMELIVFPTIYTKYSDLLQIESVVVVKGRLSLREDEQPKVICEEVYPINSLKNKNNDKNNYENNYEKGVYMTFEKKLSKEESSSFRALLKYFSGTTPTFINMKNEKNFKKLDRQYWIDVNNVIIEELEERLGKENIFIK; this comes from the coding sequence ATGGGAGAATTTGTACACTTGCATGTACATACACAATACAGCCTGCTTGATGGGGCAAATAGAATAACGGATTTAATAAAAAGAGTAAAAGAACTGGGAATGGACAGCTGTGCTATAACAGACCACGGTGTAATGTACGGAGTAGTTGACTTTTATAAAGAAGCCAAGAAAAATGGAATTAAGCCAATATTGGGCTGTGAAGTATATACAGCAAAAAGAAGTATGTATGATAAGCAAGCGGGAATAGACTCCGATTATGGTCATTTGGTTTTGCTTGCTCAAAATAATATTGGATATAAGAATTTGATGAAAATAGTTACGCTAGGCTGCACAGAGGGCTACTATTATAAGCCGCGTGTGGATTATGAAACGCTTGAAAAGTATTCAGAAGGTATTATTGCTCTGAGCGCATGTTTGTCAGGTGATGTTCCTGCTGCACTGCTAAATAATGATTACGACAGGGCAGTGAAGCTAGCAAACAAATTAAATAGCATATTTGGACAGGACAATTTCTATTTGGAATTACAGCACAATGGATTAGCTGACCAGAATATGGTGAACCAGCAGCTTATAAAATTATCCAATGAACTTGGTATCCCTTTGGTTGCCACAAATGATGCTCACTATTTATTAAAGGAATCTGCAGCGGCACATGAGATATTACTGTGTGTTCAGACAGGTAAGACGATAAATGATGAAAGCAGGATGCGTTTTAATACAGATGAGCTTTATATTAAGTCACCTGAGGAAATGTACACGCATTTTAAAAATGTTAAATCAGCACTAGAGAATACTGTAAAAATTGCAGATAGATGTAATGTAGAATTGGAGTTTGGAAAGCTTCATTTGCCAAGCTTTGATGTAGAGGAAGGATATACACCTTATGAATACCTGAAGGAAAAGTGCTATCAGGGTTTGGCAGAGCGTTATGGTGAGAATTGTGATGAATCCATTCGTCAAAGATTGGAATATGAGTTGTCTGTCATTTCTCAAATGGGTTATGTGGATTATTTTTTAATAGTTTGGGACTTTATCAAGTATGCAAGGGACAATGGAATTATGGTTGGCCCTGGAAGAGGTTCAGCAGCAGGCAGTATAGTTTCATATTGCTTGAAAATTACAAGCATTGACCCTCTTAAATACAATTTGCTATTTGAGAGATTTTTAAACCCTGAAAGAATCAGTATGCCTGATATTGATATTGACTTTTGCTATGAGAGAAGGCAAGAGGTTATTGACTATGTGGTTAAAAAATATGGTAAGGATAATGTTGCTCAAATAATAACCTTTGGTACCATGGCTGCCAAAAATGCAATCAGAGATGTGGGTAGAGCTCTTGATATTTCATATGGAAATGTGGATGTTGTTGCAAAAATGATTCCTTTTCAAATAGGCATAACTATTGATAAGGCATTGGAAATTAATCCAGAGCTTAAGCAAAAATATAATGAGGATGAAGAGACAAGACTTTTATTAGATTCAGCAAGAAGTCTTGAAGGCTTACAGCGCCATGCTTCCACCCATGCAGCTGGTGTAGTTATTTCAAAAAAACCTATTGTTGAATATGTACCTCTGCAAATGAATGAAAACAATGTAACTACACAGTTTACAATGGGGCTGCTAGAGGAACTAGGGCTTCTTAAAATGGACTTTCTTGGACTAAGAACATTAACTGTAATAAGAGATGCTTTAGAACTTGTAGAGCAGGGACATAATAAAAAAATTGATATTTCTGAAATTGATTATGATGATAAAGCTGTATATAAAATGATCGGTGAGGGTAAAACAGTAGGTATATTCCAGCTTGAAAGTGCTGGAATGACACAGTTTATGAAGGAATTGCAGCCTAACTCACTAGAAGATATAATTGCAGGTATTTCATTGTACAGACCCGGTCCTATGGATCAAATACCTAGATATATTAAAAATAAAAACAACCCTAAAGATGTACAATACGCTCATCCTCTATTGGAGAATATTTTGAATGTAACATATGGCTGTATGGTATATCAAGAGCAGGTAATGCAGATAGTAAGGGAACTGGCAGGCTATTCAATGGGCAGGTCAGACCTTGTAAGACGAGCTATGTCAAAGAAAAAAGTCTCAGTTATGGAGGAAGAACGTAAAAACTTTATCTATGGTATTATAGACGAGGATGGAAATGAAATTGTAAAGGGTGCAATAAGAAATGGAGTAGATGAAGCTACTGCAAATAAAATATTTGATGAAATGATGGATTTTGCAAGCTATGCTTTCAACAAATCACATGCAGCAGCTTATGCTGTAGTTGCATATCAGACTGCATGGCTCAAGCATTATTATCCAACAGAATTTTTAGCAGCTTCATTAAATAGCTTTTTAGGTTCAAGTGATAAGGTATCACAGTACGTTAATGAATGTAAGCTGCTTAATATTCAGGTATTACCTCCTGATGTAAATGAAAGCAGCGTGAAGTTTACCGTTGTAAACGGAAAAATACGTTTTGGACTTGCTGCTATAAAAAATGTTGGAGAAAATGCAATACTATCTATGATTAGGGAGCGAGCACAAAATGGAGTTTTCACATCCTTTCTTGATTTTTGCCAAAGAATTGACAGCCATGAAATCAATAAAAGATGTATAGAAAGCTTAATTAAAAGTGGAGCTTTCGACTCATTAAATATTTACAGGTCAAAGCATATGGCTGTATATGAACGTTTTCTTGATGGTATAGCACAAGCAAAAAAGAAAAATATGGATGGTCAGTTATCTATTTTTGATTTGATGCAGGAGCCCCAAGAAGCATTGCAAGAGGAGTATCCTGATATTAAGGAATACCCTACAAATGTTTTGCTGGGAATGGAAAAAGAAATGTTGGGCCTGTATGTTTCGGGGCATCCATTAAGTGAATATCAAAGTATACTTGATAAAAATGTAAACTTATATAGTAAGGATTTATTTATAAATGTAAATGATGAAGACTCTAATGAAATGCAGCTTGAAATGAAAAAGCTTGAGGACTCAATGAGAGTTACAGTTGGAGGAATAGTTAATTCAAGAAAAACAAAAACTACTAAGAACAACAACTTAATGGCATTTATTGGCCTTGAGGATTTATTTGGAACAATGGAACTTATTGTATTTCCGACTATTTACACAAAATATTCAGATTTGCTGCAAATTGAGAGTGTTGTTGTTGTAAAAGGAAGATTAAGTTTGAGAGAAGATGAGCAACCTAAAGTTATATGTGAAGAGGTATATCCGATAAATAGCCTCAAAAATAAAAACAATGATAAAAACAATTATGAAAACAATTACGAAAAGGGAGTGTATATGACCTTTGAAAAAAAACTATCAAAGGAGGAAAGTAGTTCTTTCCGAGCCTTGCTCAAATATTTCAGTGGAACAACTCCTACTTTTATTAATATGAAAAATGAAAAAAATTTTAAAAAACTTGACAGGCAATATTGGATTGATGTTAATAATGTTATAATAGAAGAGTTGGAAGAACGATTGGGAAAAGAAAACATTTTTATAAAATAA
- the mtrB gene encoding trp RNA-binding attenuation protein MtrB has translation MDSLEDKISGEYVAVKAEENGVTIIGLTRGRDTKFHHTEKLDKGELLLAQFTENTSAIKIRGKASVYCRYGTIQCGE, from the coding sequence ATGGACAGCCTAGAAGATAAAATTTCTGGTGAGTATGTTGCCGTTAAGGCAGAGGAAAACGGAGTTACGATTATTGGTTTGACACGTGGAAGGGATACAAAGTTTCATCATACCGAAAAGCTTGACAAAGGTGAATTGCTGCTTGCGCAATTTACAGAGAATACGTCTGCAATTAAAATTAGAGGAAAGGCTAGTGTTTATTGCAGATATGGTACTATTCAATGCGGTGAATAA
- a CDS encoding acyl-CoA thioesterase, which produces MHYVDTPLTVRYAETDRMGIVHHSNYAVWFEAGRTEFINKFGISYSEIESKGILLPLIELNCKFISSSTYEDKVIVRTRIKSYSKTRLCFYYEVFKEQDMTKPITTGETVHVWTNSELKPINLQKHFPELYHIISINAIEET; this is translated from the coding sequence ATGCATTACGTTGATACACCTTTAACCGTCAGATATGCTGAAACAGATAGAATGGGTATAGTACATCATTCAAATTATGCAGTTTGGTTTGAGGCAGGCAGGACTGAATTTATAAATAAGTTTGGAATTTCCTATTCTGAGATTGAGTCAAAAGGGATACTTTTGCCATTGATTGAACTTAATTGCAAGTTTATAAGTTCATCCACATATGAGGACAAAGTTATTGTAAGAACTCGCATTAAAAGTTATTCAAAAACCAGATTATGCTTTTACTATGAGGTTTTCAAAGAACAAGATATGACTAAACCTATTACAACTGGTGAAACTGTTCATGTATGGACAAATAGTGAACTGAAACCAATAAATTTACAGAAACACTTTCCAGAACTTTATCATATAATAAGTATAAATGCTATTGAAGAAACTTAA
- a CDS encoding copper amine oxidase N-terminal domain-containing protein yields MKKITGLVLVAAISLSVGTSVLADTEQNNINGLLSQVSQYDDANGALEFRFGSVNGKVTEISEKRSGSDFYYITIEGDDGNIANLVISKSTYIVDNVEITKGTVITGYYNLNAPMIMIYPPQYTTEVVVVENTEQITKVDIFNKELVSSDGFLKLNISEDTEIISQKGKKYNGTIFDKKLVVTYKNSTRSIPAQTTPTKIVVLDNQVGDVSTFDIIVNDQKINCLPAYTNDNGIVMVPVSKIVQALGYSIKWDGKTKSATIGKGIVCTIGDPNYIYYKMAPIRLETAPELINGTTYVPINFFSDVLHINADIFGGQIVIEDENVTK; encoded by the coding sequence ATGAAAAAAATTACAGGACTTGTATTAGTGGCAGCTATATCACTTTCAGTTGGTACTAGTGTGTTGGCTGATACAGAACAAAACAACATTAATGGTTTATTAAGTCAAGTTTCGCAATATGATGATGCAAATGGTGCGTTAGAGTTTAGATTTGGCTCTGTTAATGGAAAGGTAACAGAAATAAGTGAAAAAAGAAGCGGAAGTGATTTTTACTATATTACAATAGAAGGTGACGATGGAAACATTGCAAACCTTGTAATTTCAAAGAGTACATATATTGTTGATAATGTTGAAATAACTAAGGGAACAGTTATTACAGGGTACTATAATCTTAATGCACCAATGATAATGATTTATCCACCACAATACACTACTGAAGTAGTTGTTGTTGAAAACACTGAACAGATTACTAAAGTTGACATCTTTAATAAAGAACTTGTAAGCTCAGACGGATTTCTTAAATTAAATATTAGTGAAGATACAGAAATCATTTCACAAAAGGGTAAAAAGTATAATGGAACAATATTTGATAAAAAGCTTGTTGTTACTTACAAAAACTCAACAAGAAGTATTCCAGCACAAACTACCCCAACAAAAATAGTAGTGCTAGATAATCAAGTAGGCGATGTGTCTACATTTGATATAATTGTTAATGATCAAAAGATAAATTGCTTGCCTGCATATACTAATGATAATGGGATAGTGATGGTTCCTGTCAGTAAAATAGTTCAGGCTCTAGGCTACAGTATAAAATGGGATGGTAAAACGAAGAGTGCAACAATTGGTAAAGGGATTGTATGCACAATAGGAGATCCTAATTACATTTATTATAAAATGGCACCTATTAGGTTGGAAACTGCTCCTGAACTTATAAATGGAACTACATATGTTCCTATAAATTTCTTTAGTGATGTATTACATATTAATGCTGATATATTTGGTGGACAAATTGTTATAGAAGATGAAAATGTTACTAAGTAA
- a CDS encoding AMP-binding protein yields MGLEQRYLERTEFNSYEDFSKNFKLKVPENFNFAYDIIDEYARIEPERLALVWCDDNGNERKFTFSELKYWSDKTANYLKSKGIKKGDKIIFILRRRFEFYFFAFAACKIGAIFIPCTNQLMKKDIVYRNNAAGVKAIIAYNDNGVPEHVDSSRQESPTVDTYIMVGGSKEGWLDYDSEIENVSDVWTRPEGDQNTTNEDLMMIYFTSGTTSMPKMAMHDFTYPLGHIVTAKYWHRVVEKGLHISVAESGWAKFGWGKLFGQWICGAVQFLYDMEKFDPCNLLDKLAKYKVSTFCAPPTIYRFLLQHDIAKYDLSSLTHCSTAGEPLNPEIFNRFKNITGHEILNGFGQTETTVIVANFEWLKVDPGAMGMPNPAYNIDVVDENNNPCPVGEEGELIIRDVDTNKTPGLFCGYYKDPEATAKVWYDNAYHTGDVVYRDEHGFLWFVGRNDDVIKASGYRISPFEVESALIEHPAVLECAVTGAPDSVRGTVVKATVTLAKGYEPSEELKKDIQNYVKKVTAPYKYPRIIEFVDELPKTISGKIKRAHIRHEDKQKFETK; encoded by the coding sequence ATGGGCTTAGAGCAAAGATATTTAGAAAGAACAGAATTTAATTCTTATGAGGATTTTAGTAAAAATTTTAAGCTGAAGGTTCCTGAAAATTTTAATTTCGCTTATGACATTATAGATGAATATGCAAGAATTGAGCCAGAAAGACTTGCTCTCGTTTGGTGCGATGATAACGGAAATGAGAGGAAATTTACGTTTAGTGAACTAAAGTATTGGTCTGACAAGACAGCAAATTATCTCAAATCAAAAGGCATTAAAAAAGGCGACAAAATAATATTTATATTGAGAAGAAGGTTTGAGTTTTACTTCTTTGCTTTTGCTGCTTGTAAAATAGGTGCAATATTTATTCCATGTACTAACCAATTGATGAAAAAGGATATAGTATACAGAAATAATGCTGCAGGAGTTAAGGCTATTATTGCATATAACGATAATGGTGTTCCTGAACATGTAGATAGTTCAAGACAAGAGTCTCCAACAGTTGACACCTATATTATGGTTGGAGGCAGTAAAGAGGGCTGGCTAGACTATGACAGCGAAATAGAGAATGTATCTGATGTTTGGACAAGACCTGAAGGTGACCAAAACACAACAAATGAAGATTTAATGATGATTTATTTCACATCTGGAACTACTAGTATGCCTAAAATGGCTATGCATGATTTTACATATCCTTTGGGGCACATTGTTACAGCGAAGTATTGGCATAGAGTAGTAGAGAAGGGGCTGCATATTTCAGTTGCTGAATCAGGTTGGGCAAAGTTTGGATGGGGCAAATTGTTTGGACAGTGGATATGTGGTGCTGTTCAGTTCCTTTATGATATGGAAAAATTTGACCCATGTAATTTGCTAGACAAGCTGGCAAAATATAAAGTAAGTACTTTTTGTGCGCCACCTACTATTTATAGATTTTTACTTCAGCATGATATTGCAAAATATGATTTATCATCCTTAACACATTGCTCTACAGCAGGTGAACCACTGAATCCGGAAATATTTAACAGATTTAAGAATATAACTGGTCATGAAATTTTAAATGGCTTCGGTCAAACTGAAACTACTGTTATTGTAGCTAATTTTGAATGGCTGAAGGTAGACCCAGGAGCAATGGGTATGCCAAACCCAGCATATAATATTGATGTTGTTGATGAGAATAACAACCCTTGTCCAGTAGGAGAGGAAGGGGAGTTAATAATAAGAGATGTTGACACTAATAAGACGCCAGGATTATTCTGCGGCTATTATAAAGACCCTGAAGCAACAGCTAAGGTATGGTATGATAATGCTTATCACACAGGAGATGTTGTTTATAGAGATGAACATGGCTTCCTTTGGTTTGTTGGCAGAAATGATGATGTTATCAAGGCATCAGGTTATAGAATAAGTCCTTTTGAGGTTGAAAGTGCCTTGATAGAGCATCCGGCTGTATTAGAATGTGCTGTTACTGGAGCACCTGACAGTGTAAGAGGAACAGTTGTTAAGGCTACTGTAACTCTTGCTAAAGGCTATGAACCATCTGAAGAGTTAAAAAAGGACATACAGAATTATGTTAAAAAGGTTACGGCACCATACAAATATCCTAGAATTATTGAATTTGTTGATGAATTGCCAAAAACCATTAGTGGAAAAATAAAGAGGGCGCATATTCGTCATGAAGATAAACAAAAATTTGAAACAAAATAG
- a CDS encoding J domain-containing protein: protein MKNPYEVLGIKEGASEEEIKRAYRELVKKYHPDQYQDNPLSKLAEEKLREVNEAYEYLTGKGNGAKATSGWNGRNASYSPNQSTSSYGSGGSDSFAQVRMYINNGNILQAESLLETISIKNAEWFYLRGLIFMKKGWYNEASMNIKQAVNMDPTNFEYRNTLNRMNSSNNMYRGNASYRGYNSSPSFCDMCTFLWCSDTMCECCGGDLISCC, encoded by the coding sequence GTGAAAAATCCATATGAGGTACTAGGAATTAAGGAAGGGGCTTCTGAAGAAGAGATTAAAAGGGCATATAGAGAATTGGTAAAAAAGTATCATCCTGATCAATATCAAGACAATCCTCTTTCAAAACTAGCTGAAGAAAAACTTAGAGAAGTAAATGAAGCATATGAATATTTAACAGGAAAAGGTAATGGTGCTAAGGCTACCAGTGGGTGGAATGGAAGAAATGCAAGCTACAGTCCAAATCAAAGCACCAGTTCATATGGCAGCGGTGGCAGTGATAGCTTTGCGCAAGTAAGAATGTATATTAACAATGGTAACATATTACAGGCAGAGTCATTGCTTGAAACCATCTCAATCAAAAATGCTGAATGGTTTTACTTGAGAGGGCTGATATTTATGAAAAAGGGCTGGTATAATGAAGCTTCCATGAATATTAAGCAAGCAGTAAACATGGACCCTACAAATTTTGAGTACAGAAATACACTAAATAGAATGAATTCAAGCAATAATATGTATCGTGGAAATGCAAGCTATAGAGGCTATAATTCTAGCCCTAGTTTTTGTGATATGTGTACTTTCTTGTGGTGTTCAGATACAATGTGTGAATGTTGCGGTGGAGATTTAATTTCCTGCTGCTAG
- a CDS encoding DUF5685 family protein, giving the protein MFGYIMPEKPELKIKEFDMYRAYYCGVCKSIGRRHGQIKRMTLTYDAAFLALLLCSILNVETKVKKERCMVHPTKKSFVIYNEIIDYSSDINIILAYNNIIDKWKDDKSKIALVGLVGLKRAYKKLHSKYSTKCDIINRRLEELSILEKNNCDSMDAAAEPFAKLMEEVLDYEKLDDNTRQILRWMGYNLGKWIYLIDAFDDLEDDIKNSSYNPLLSHFKYNGNDVCEFKDNIKEQVEFTLLYCLGEASKAFQLLAAKENKEILENILYIGMLSKTDKILCQRSCVKGEKSI; this is encoded by the coding sequence ATGTTTGGATATATAATGCCAGAAAAACCAGAATTGAAAATAAAAGAATTTGATATGTATCGTGCTTATTACTGCGGAGTTTGTAAGTCTATTGGTAGAAGGCATGGCCAAATAAAAAGAATGACCCTCACATACGATGCCGCTTTTTTAGCTTTATTGCTATGTTCAATTTTAAATGTTGAAACAAAGGTAAAAAAAGAACGATGTATGGTACATCCTACTAAAAAATCCTTTGTAATTTATAATGAAATTATTGATTATTCATCCGACATTAATATAATATTAGCGTATAATAATATAATTGATAAGTGGAAGGATGATAAATCTAAAATAGCATTAGTTGGTTTGGTAGGATTAAAAAGAGCTTATAAGAAGCTGCATTCAAAATATTCAACTAAATGTGATATAATAAACAGAAGATTAGAGGAACTGTCTATACTGGAAAAAAACAACTGTGATTCCATGGATGCAGCAGCAGAACCTTTTGCAAAGCTGATGGAAGAGGTGTTGGACTATGAAAAGCTTGATGATAACACTAGACAGATTCTTAGGTGGATGGGCTACAATCTGGGAAAATGGATTTATTTAATTGATGCATTTGACGACTTGGAGGATGATATAAAAAATTCTAGCTATAATCCGTTGCTAAGTCATTTTAAATACAATGGAAATGATGTTTGTGAGTTTAAAGATAATATAAAGGAGCAAGTTGAGTTTACGCTATTATATTGTTTAGGTGAAGCATCAAAAGCATTTCAATTACTAGCGGCTAAGGAAAATAAAGAAATACTTGAAAATATATTATATATAGGCATGTTAAGTAAGACTGATAAAATTTTATGCCAGAGGAGTTGTGTAAAAGGTGAAAAATCCATATGA
- a CDS encoding helix-turn-helix domain-containing protein — MNEKVKDIAVRIKGLRLLAGESEKTVADAIGINVDEYLKYENAEDDIPVSILYEIAEYYKVDMTEILTGTSPKLHDISFVKKGEGLKVERFDQYKFESLAYKYSNRKIEPLLVELDPENSPELVSHKGQEFNYCLEGKMQVIIGKESFIMEPGDSLYFNSTLPHKQLALDGKPAKFVTIILL, encoded by the coding sequence ATGAATGAAAAGGTAAAGGATATTGCGGTCAGGATTAAAGGATTAAGGCTATTAGCTGGAGAATCTGAAAAAACAGTGGCAGACGCAATTGGAATAAATGTAGATGAATACTTAAAATATGAGAATGCTGAAGACGATATTCCAGTCAGTATATTATATGAAATAGCTGAATACTACAAGGTAGATATGACAGAAATACTAACTGGTACATCACCTAAATTGCATGATATTAGCTTTGTTAAAAAGGGTGAAGGCTTAAAGGTTGAAAGATTTGATCAGTACAAGTTTGAAAGTCTTGCATATAAGTATTCCAATAGAAAAATAGAACCTTTGCTTGTTGAACTTGATCCTGAAAATTCTCCTGAACTTGTTTCACATAAGGGGCAGGAGTTCAACTATTGCCTTGAGGGCAAGATGCAGGTAATAATAGGCAAGGAAAGCTTTATTATGGAGCCTGGTGACTCTTTGTATTTTAATTCAACACTACCACATAAGCAGTTGGCGCTAGACGGAAAGCCTGCAAAATTTGTAACAATAATTTTGCTTTAA